From the Vulpes lagopus strain Blue_001 chromosome 22, ASM1834538v1, whole genome shotgun sequence genome, one window contains:
- the LOC121480711 gene encoding palmitoyltransferase ZDHHC3-like, whose translation MDHHCPWVNNCVGENNQKYFVLFTMYIALISLHALIMVGFHFLHCFEEDWTKCSSFSPPTTVILLILLCFEELLFLIFTSVMFGTQVHSICTDETGIEQLKKEERRWAKKTKWMNMKAVFGHPFSLGWVSPFATPDQGKADPYQYVV comes from the coding sequence ATGGACCACCACTGTCCGTGGGTCAATAACTGTGTTGGCGAGAACAACCAGAAGTACTTCGTCCTGTTTACAATGTACATAGCTCTCATTTCCTTGCACGCCCTCATCATGGTGGGATTCCACTTTCTGCATTGCTTTGAAGAAGACTGGACAAAGTGCAGCTCCTTCTCGCCACCTACCACAGTgatcctcctcatcctcctgtGCTTCGAGGAGCTGCTCTTCCTCATTTTCACATCAGTGATGTTTGGGACCCAAGTGCACTCCATCTGTACAGATGAAACGGGAATAGAACaattgaaaaaggaagagagaagatgggctaaaaaaacaaaatggatgaacatgAAAGCCGTTTTTGGCCACCCCTTCTCTCTAGGCTGGGTCAGCCCCTTTGCCACGCCAGACCAAGGGAAGGCAGACCCGTACCAGTATGTGGTCTGA